The Achromobacter spanius genome includes the window CGAAGCGGGCAGCGGGCCCACGCTGTTTGGCGCCAAGCCATTGCTAAGCGCCAACACCAACCTGCATGCCGCCACGCCGGACAACCTGATCCAGGTGATCCTGCACGGCATCCAGGAGCCCGCCGATGACGCGCTGGGCTACATGCCGGGCTTCAAAGACAGCCTGGACGACAGGCAGGTCGCCGATCTGCTGGGTTATTTGCGGGAACGTTTTGCGCCGGACGAAGACGCCTGGCCCGATCCCACCACGACGATTAAACGGCTACGCAACCATGCGGAGCTGAATTAAGGAAAACGCGGCCATAACGCGTGCGGCTTTAGTGATGATCACATCAAGGGGTTTCATCTATGTCAGCTTCATTGGTTTCCGTGGACAAAGCCATTCAGGTGGCGGGCGTCGGCAAGTTTCAATATCGGCTATTCGTGATATTCGGCCTGGTCTGGATGGCCGACGCCATGCAGGTGCTGTCCATCGGCTTTTCCGCGCCGTCCATTGCAAAGACCTTCGGCATCACCGTGCCGCAAGCGCTGCAAACGGGCACGCTCTTCTTCATCGGCATGCTGATCGGCGCCTTCATGTTCGGCCGCATGGCCGACCGTATCGGGCGCCGCCCGGTGTTGATGATCGCGGTGGTCATCGACGCCTGCGCGGGCGTGGCCTCGGCCTTCGCGCCTGAGTTCACGTGGTTGCTGTTCCTGCGCTTCCTGACGGGCATCGGCGTGGGCGGCACGCTGCCGGTGGACTACACGATGATGGCCGAGTTCCTGCCCAGCGCCCGCCGTGGCCGCTGGCTGGTGCTGCTGGAATCGTTCTGGGCCGTGGGCACCATCTTTCTGGCGCTGCTGGCCTTGGCGGCCGTGTCCTGGGGCGACGACGCCTGGCGCGTGATCTTCTTCGTCACCGGCCTGCCCGCCTTGATTGGTGTGGTCTTGCGCTTCTACATCCCTGAATCGCCGATGTACTTGAACCGCAACGGCAAATCAGACCAGGCGCGCAAGGTGCTGGAACGGGTGGCGCGCGTGAACCGCCGCGACGTCGAAGTGCCCGCGCTGCAACCGGAAACGCCTGTCCATAAATCCATCTTCGCCTTGTTCTCGTCCAGCTACCGCCGCCGCAGCATCGGGCTGTTGCTGGCGTGGGCGCTGATCTCCATTGCGTACTACGGCGTGTTCGTCTATCTGCCCATCAAGCTCAGCACCGCCGGCTTCGCCTTCATGCGCGGCCAGGAATTCCTGGTGCTGTTGGCGCTGGTGCAGTTGCCGGGCTTTGCGCTGTCGGCCTATGGCGTGGAACGCTGGGGCCGCAAGCCCACGCTGATCGGCTTTTTGATCTTGAGCGCCGTCGGCTGCATGCTCTACAGCCTGGGCACCGCACCCGCCGTGGTGATCGGTTCCACCTTGCTGATGAGCTTCTCGCTGCTGGGCACGTGGGGCGCGCTGTATGCCTTCACGCCCGAGGTCTACCCGACAGACCTGCGCGCCAGCGGCATGGGCATGGCGGGGGCCGTGGCGCGTTTTGGTGGGCTGTTCGCACCGGCCATCATCGCGCCCATCATGACCAGCCACTTCACGCTGTCGCTGGTGGTGCTGTCCAGCATGCTGCTGGCGGGTGCGGTAGCGATTGCGTCAGTGGACGTGGAATCGCGTAACCGCGCGCTGGATTGATGATGGGGTGAATCGTGGCGGCGCTGGCGTGTATGCCGGCGTCGCAGTTGCCAAGAACGGTGACGAACAGCTCAGACCTGTTCGTCGCCGTTCAGCATTTTGGTCAGCAGAAAATCCAGCGCCAGGCGCTCGGCCGGGTTCAGATTGCCGTAGGTGCTTTCGGTGATTTGCTTGGCAAACGGTTCCATTTCTTGCACCAGCCCCTGCCCCACGGGCGTCAGGCTCACCACCACCTTGCGCCGGTCGACGGGGTCGTGGTCCACCTGCACCAACTCACGCTGCTTCAAGCGATCCACCACGCCGCGCACGGTAGCCTGGTCTATGACAGTTGCCTTGACCAGATCAGCCAGCGAACTCGCGCCATGGTCCCGCACCGAACACAGCACGACAAACTGCGCTGCGGTGAGCTGGGAGTCGGGAATGTAATGCTGAAACAGCGCGGTGTGCCGCTGATAGACACGCCGC containing:
- a CDS encoding MFS transporter, whose amino-acid sequence is MSASLVSVDKAIQVAGVGKFQYRLFVIFGLVWMADAMQVLSIGFSAPSIAKTFGITVPQALQTGTLFFIGMLIGAFMFGRMADRIGRRPVLMIAVVIDACAGVASAFAPEFTWLLFLRFLTGIGVGGTLPVDYTMMAEFLPSARRGRWLVLLESFWAVGTIFLALLALAAVSWGDDAWRVIFFVTGLPALIGVVLRFYIPESPMYLNRNGKSDQARKVLERVARVNRRDVEVPALQPETPVHKSIFALFSSSYRRRSIGLLLAWALISIAYYGVFVYLPIKLSTAGFAFMRGQEFLVLLALVQLPGFALSAYGVERWGRKPTLIGFLILSAVGCMLYSLGTAPAVVIGSTLLMSFSLLGTWGALYAFTPEVYPTDLRASGMGMAGAVARFGGLFAPAIIAPIMTSHFTLSLVVLSSMLLAGAVAIASVDVESRNRALD
- a CDS encoding MarR family winged helix-turn-helix transcriptional regulator: MRNMKGKSSSNTEGYLFSDQIGHLLRRVYQRHTALFQHYIPDSQLTAAQFVVLCSVRDHGASSLADLVKATVIDQATVRGVVDRLKQRELVQVDHDPVDRRKVVVSLTPVGQGLVQEMEPFAKQITESTYGNLNPAERLALDFLLTKMLNGDEQV